taataataataatgtaatataatataataataatagtaataagtagttatacaataatatagcattataaaacatttaacattctcatattttcatatatatattttgttttgttttctcttACGTAATACATACAACATTTGAATATTAGAAAAATGTGTGGGTATAAAAAACAGCAAAAcgattttcactttttgtttgactaattttaaaacttattaataatAAGACTTTATCTAGTTCGTATCATTTACTATATGTATTTGCCAACTGCGCCTTAGCTACATGCCCGGCTACACCCACTTCCGCTTGCGTTTTTATTTCCGCTTCCGCTTTTGTCCCGTTTACAACtagttaataaaaaaacgaCTTGAGAAATTTGTATACTATGCTGATAGTGTTACTTTAGGTTAggttttcttttctttgttgttgtttttttctttataaatagcTAAATGATTTATAAAAACAACGCGCTGCAGCATTTCTCTTGTCCGTCCGTCGGTTTCGctagtacatacataattacaaaACTTCGTGCCTTTTGCTGCGCTGCTTGCAAAGCGCCGattatacaatatgtttatatattatatgtggttgtagtttgttatttttatgctttttttgcatttttgtttttgttgttgcagttatATTGCACTGTTTTTGTTGCACATGCTGTTTGCCAGCAttgcttaaatatatttatatgtacgtacgtatgtatgtgtgttttgtttttgttatttgcatatttttgttgtaataattaCAGTTACACTAGCAGAATTTCTCTATTTAtaactttgaattttttctataatttttctttaaaaaagtttacgCTTTGCACTGTCTTCTTGCTACAGCTCCCTCtccttatttttgttttcacattagctatgttgtttttgtaatacatacaatatacatacatatatatttatattaatttttgtttttgcttttgcagtGTTTTTTGCTTCTaaaaaaataagcatttaaaaaaataattctatgCTTGCCTACTGCAGCGGCGCTATGCGCTTATGCAAGGCCCACGCTGCTACTATCCAACggtaaaaaaatgtgaaaaaaccataaaatatattacaaacatCTTAGTTGGCCACCAACAGTTGCTGGTAGGGACCGGCTGCATTGGAATAGAACGAGTTGAGACCATCGATCAGTTTCGAGTTGTTTGagtcttgttgttgttgattgctGCTATTGGCCGCCGCGGCGGCGGCAGCACTGGCAGCGACGGCAGCAGCGGCTGCGGCAGCCAATGGTGACGGACTGACggctgttggtgttgttgcattGGCAGTGCTGTTGACTGCGTTGTTGGTGATGGTGTTTGTTGTTTCTGCAACGCTGCTGCCATTCGACACAGTCACAGTTATGCcgttattgctattgttattgccgttgctgttgttgtcggcGCCGTTCTTCTCAACCACATGTTTGCTGTTGCCATTcatgtgttgttgctgctgctgtgccGACATCGGTGCGCCCACAACGCCGGGTGGTGGTGCCATTTgcgattgctgttgttgttgctgctgctgatgagCAGCCGCCACCACAGCAGCTTGCTGCAAATGCTGATTGCCACCCAGGCCGTAGAAGCCATGTGGATCCAGGTAGTTGTTGAATTTGCCGTGACCGCCGTTGGCTGGATTGGCAGCGCCGCCGCCGTAGAGCGCGTTATTCTCGGCGGCGTGGAAATGCGTGTCGAAGACATTTCGATGTCCATTGAATTGTGGATACATGCCCATGGTGGCCATGTTGGGGAAGTAGAAGGGATCGACTGTGGCGCCATTCTGGCCTAGGCCCAGCGAAAGTGGATTCGGCGAGAGTGAACGTGCTGGCGAGACGGGTCCGATGGGACCGAAATGATTCGGTGGTTGCGCCAAGTTCGGGCCGCCATGGCCGCCGTGATgtagttgctgttgctgttgttgcatggCACGTTGTTTAATGTAGTTGGAGAACTCAGTGGGCGACATGCGATACGAACTGCTGCTGGTGAGTAAGGAGCGAACAAAAGAATGAAACCGTTACTCTcttgtataagtatgtgtgtgtgagtgtactAACCTATTGGTACGCTTGGAACTGGTTTTCAATTTggtgctaccgaatttggtcTGAGCAAAAGTGGCTGTTGTGAATGTTAGTGGCGCTTGTGTGCGCTGCATGAACGAACCGTTTGCGGCTGCAGCCGGATTGGGACTACCTTTGTAGGTGGGCGAATTGGAGGAGGCCGAATGTGGCGATGAGCCAGCATGCGGTGAAGTCTTTGGACTCAAACTCAAGTTGTTCATGCTTGTATTGACCGCATCGATGGGACGAAAGCATTGCGCTTCAGGATTGAAGGTCTTATTGACCTCACGATCGGCCGATGTGTTGTCTTCATGATTGTCACTATTTTCCGAGTAGAGAATCTGTGCAGACAATAAACAGTTATTAAATAAGCTGAAAACAAAACTATGAAATAACTTACCTTCACAGCACCCTTTTCGCCAATGCGATACGAGACCTCGCCGGGATCAACCCAAACTGACAGCTCAGCtggtaaattttctaaaatatcagCAATAGGTACACCGCTCTCGCGCGCAGCACGCTCCAAAACCGAATCAATTGGATCGCCTGTTTTCAAGCAACGGAATGCCGATCCCTGAATTGTGGATTGAAACATTAGGTATTAGTAAAACTAGGAgtcattaattaaatattagtacaatctattttttttagtattcatCTATTTCTAAAATCTAGAATCCTCTAAAAAGTAGTGTGCTGGTCAAAAGTTTATCATTGCTTAAGGTCCGGTGTTTGGAGAGTAGCTTGGGCATATAATTTCAAGCTATTTGATACTTGTCATAAAAGTTTGGACTTTATCATGAATCCTTGAACGTGTCTTCTACATAGAATCAACTCTGACTTACACATTAGGTCCGAGAAATGATTAACTGCCTCTCAGTGATTTGTTTGGAACACATGTCTTCCGAAAATTCAGCGAAAATcgtaatgaaaagaaaaaactgACTCAAACGGAAACTGTTTTCTAGTTAAcccgaaaaaaaataattatgaaaaaaatgtatatgacaCTACCAAAATCTTTTCCACGGATGAGTATTCTCAGAGTATTCGTGGATTTAAATCTGTAGCTATAGAGTATTTTGTGATTTGCATTGCGACCTGAGACCTATTGTGCTCTGTACCAATGGGCttaactttataataaaaagttaCTACAACATTTTGACTGGGTCTTTAGGTGCTTCTAACCAGTCCTCCACTAGGTATAGCAGTTTTCTTTACTGAGAAGAACTGTAGAGTCCATACACAGTTATGGTAGTATGATTGATAAATAGGTTAATTTCTAATTCGTTCCTTTGTTTACTTGGCCGGTTGCTCGAACTTTTTCTCTGACTTAATGTTACCTTTGCAACATGAAGCTTTAAGCCATTCTTGAGTAATTAAATGGCGAAAACTCTCTCGGTTCTTTGCTATTACCTGCTGAGAACCAATCCCTATCATATATGGATATTTGTTTGAAACTAGGAATAGCGTCCAATATGAACATTACTAGAGTATTATATTCAGGCAAGGTGTTACAATGATAGATACAAGATTAGGGTCATAAATAACACGAACTGTGAAATTTATGGCAATGTAAGCTCTATTTCGAACATTTTTGGCCaagctttattgttgttgtgacaaTTAGAACTGTTCCTGCATCCCAGCACGAGCTTTCTAATTCAGCTTTCAAGAATGTCCTTACAAGTACTTTACATCTAGATAGTAATTTCTACGCAATAATTAAGTACCCACCTTGAAGGGTTTCTCCGGATACCAGTGACCTTGGAACTTATCCTTCAACGCCTTCTCGAGCTCTTCGCCGAAAATGTTTACGCGTCGCCTTGGtagtttattataaagataCGAAATCACGAAATTTAACGCCACCTGAATTTCTATAtgcattttgttgctgttgctgttactgTTGATGTGCTgcttattgctgttgttattgttgttgcgacTGCTTGgtgatttattttatgtatgtttgtattacaATGTATGCTCAATCGTAATTGCCGTTGGTGCAGAcgcactttattttattatatttgtttaattgcaGGTTGTTGGTATGTATGGCTGTATGCAAGTAGATGGCGCTGTCACCGTTTTAAAATTGCgctgtttgttattgttgttgccgtttTTATAGCAATGTTAATATATTgatttgttgttgcctttgttATCGAATACTGTCGCGTCgtgataatttaattataacgaACGTGTTGTTGCagctaatattattattgttgttgttgttgctatgggTCGCAGGTTTATTTCAATTGTCTGGCTGGTCCTTTGCCACTGCCTTTTGTTCGCAAGCCGATactatttgcttattttttatgcttgttgttgctgctgttgttgttgttgggtgcAAATTTAATCGCTCGCGTTTGGTGGCTGCACGTTTTTCAAACTATTTAAtggttgttattgctatttgcttttgttttggtaatttcttataaatttgtaatttcgtATTCCGAAATGACTTGACTTTTGTCTGTGGTCGTCTGTCTGTCTTTGTTTATGTTTGTGGTTGTCGTCTGGGGGTTTTTAAGTTTAAGCGcattcttattgttgttgtcgcgtattatgtagttgttgttgtagtatatATTAAGCT
The sequence above is drawn from the Bactrocera oleae isolate idBacOlea1 chromosome 5, idBacOlea1, whole genome shotgun sequence genome and encodes:
- the Tob gene encoding protein Tob1 isoform X1, whose translation is MHIEIQVALNFVISYLYNKLPRRRVNIFGEELEKALKDKFQGHWYPEKPFKGSAFRCLKTGDPIDSVLERAARESGVPIADILENLPAELSVWVDPGEVSYRIGEKGAVKILYSENSDNHEDNTSADREVNKTFNPEAQCFRPIDAVNTSMNNLSLSPKTSPHAGSSPHSASSNSPTYKGSPNPAAAANGSFMQRTQAPLTFTTATFAQTKFGSTKLKTSSKRTNSSSSYRMSPTEFSNYIKQRAMQQQQQQLHHGGHGGPNLAQPPNHFGPIGPVSPARSLSPNPLSLGLGQNGATVDPFYFPNMATMGMYPQFNGHRNVFDTHFHAAENNALYGGGAANPANGGHGKFNNYLDPHGFYGLGGNQHLQQAAVVAAAHQQQQQQQQSQMAPPPGVVGAPMSAQQQQQHMNGNSKHVVEKNGADNNSNGNNNSNNGITVTVSNGSSVAETTNTITNNAVNSTANATTPTAVSPSPLAAAAAAAVAASAAAAAAANSSNQQQQDSNNSKLIDGLNSFYSNAAGPYQQLLVAN
- the Tob gene encoding protein Tob1 isoform X2, which translates into the protein MHIEIQVALNFVISYLYNKLPRRRVNIFGEELEKALKDKFQGHWYPEKPFKGSAFRCLKTGDPIDSVLERAARESGVPIADILENLPAELSVWVDPGEVSYRIGEKGAVKILYSENSDNHEDNTSADREVNKTFNPEAQCFRPIDAVNTSMNNLSLSPKTSPHAGSSPHSASSNSPTYKGSPNPAAAANGSFMQRTQAPLTFTTATFAQTKFGSTKLKTSSKRTNSSSYRMSPTEFSNYIKQRAMQQQQQQLHHGGHGGPNLAQPPNHFGPIGPVSPARSLSPNPLSLGLGQNGATVDPFYFPNMATMGMYPQFNGHRNVFDTHFHAAENNALYGGGAANPANGGHGKFNNYLDPHGFYGLGGNQHLQQAAVVAAAHQQQQQQQQSQMAPPPGVVGAPMSAQQQQQHMNGNSKHVVEKNGADNNSNGNNNSNNGITVTVSNGSSVAETTNTITNNAVNSTANATTPTAVSPSPLAAAAAAAVAASAAAAAAANSSNQQQQDSNNSKLIDGLNSFYSNAAGPYQQLLVAN